From Oscillatoria sp. FACHB-1407, the proteins below share one genomic window:
- a CDS encoding glycosyltransferase, with protein MPDPQISAIICTHNRDGYLGAAIDSLLEQDFQGEYEVIVVDNASSDRTREVVEARLPHPRLQYVYEPVTGLSVARNTGARVAKSPILAYLDDDAEASPQWLRMLHAAYQTHDKLAIAGGKVTLLWAEGTSQPLWLSENLAANLGAYDLGEQVVYINNPNLTPRGLNYSIDREFLEKIGGFDVNLGRVGKNLLSNEELHMTELALKMGWQVAYLPDALAAHNVAPERLERSWFLKRGWWQGISECYREQVTGRAGLKQLGRGSERFLRGMYRALKHVNDPAQSFDNFVYAYGQIGYLKAAVEGMLFASKRLNHS; from the coding sequence ATGCCTGACCCGCAAATTTCCGCCATTATTTGCACCCATAACCGGGATGGCTATCTTGGTGCCGCGATCGACAGCCTGCTTGAGCAGGATTTTCAGGGCGAATACGAAGTGATTGTTGTTGACAATGCTTCCAGCGATCGCACCCGTGAAGTGGTAGAAGCTCGTCTACCCCACCCCCGATTGCAATATGTCTACGAACCTGTAACTGGGTTATCGGTTGCGCGTAATACGGGCGCACGAGTTGCCAAAAGCCCCATCCTGGCTTACCTGGATGATGATGCAGAGGCTAGCCCTCAATGGCTGCGAATGCTTCATGCGGCTTATCAAACTCACGACAAGCTGGCGATCGCGGGTGGCAAAGTCACTTTGCTCTGGGCAGAAGGCACCAGCCAACCGCTATGGCTGTCTGAAAATCTAGCCGCTAATCTGGGAGCCTACGATTTAGGTGAACAGGTCGTTTACATCAACAACCCCAATCTCACTCCCAGAGGCTTAAACTACTCTATCGACCGAGAATTTCTTGAGAAAATCGGTGGGTTTGATGTCAACCTGGGGCGGGTCGGCAAAAACCTCTTGTCCAATGAAGAACTGCACATGACCGAGTTGGCGTTGAAAATGGGTTGGCAGGTTGCCTACCTGCCTGATGCACTGGCAGCCCATAACGTCGCTCCAGAACGCCTGGAACGTTCGTGGTTCCTGAAACGAGGTTGGTGGCAAGGAATTAGTGAATGCTATCGGGAACAAGTAACCGGACGAGCAGGACTCAAACAACTAGGGCGAGGTTCCGAACGATTTCTACGAGGAATGTATCGCGCTCTCAAACATGTCAATGATCCTGCCCAATCGTTTGATAACTTTGTTTATGCTTATGGACAAATTGGTTACTTAAAAGCCGCTGTTGAAGGGATGCTATTTGCTTCAAAACGCCTCAATCACTCCTAA
- a CDS encoding M1 family metallopeptidase, protein MMQSYFDSDSNGHRSFELPGARPHYNPDRPGQVEHIALDLVLDIPQRRYDGTCTIRLNPVRSGIDRLTLDAVQLTIHSVKVGSVEQRFDYDGEQLQVYLNEPSELGQVIEVAIAYSADQPQRGLYFIAPDQHYPNKPMQVWTQGEDEDSRFWFPCFDYPGQLATSEIRVRVPKHLLAISNGELIDTQEEGDSKIYHWSQQEVHPTYLMTLAVGDFAELRDEWNGKPVTYYVDKGREADARRSMGKTPQMIEFFSKAYGYPYPFPKYAQVCVDDFIFGGMENTSTTLLTDRCLLDERAALDNRGTESLVAHELAHQWFGDLVVIKHWSHAWLKEGMASYSEVMWTEHEYGADEAAYYRQGEASSYISEDSSRYRRPIVTHIYREAIELYDRHLYEKGACVYHMIRAELGDELFERAIHTFVQDNAHKTVETVDLLRAIDKATGRNLQFLFDQYVFRGGHPDYKVAYSWDGDSKLAKLTITQTQVKDGDTGFKSGLFDLKIPLGFGYVNGSEPATLKTFTVRVHEREQTFYFPLEEKPQFVSFDVGNHFLKTVTLEYPVAELKAQLQSDPDPLSRILAAEALARKGNLEAVKALTTALKADQFWAVRAEVAEQLASIKLDQAFEGLVEGLNDSEARVRRAVVEALMQIKTEQSYEVLKAIAKKGDPSYYVEAAAIRGVATVAATTLNGNSKEEAVIQLLQSVLQERAGWNETVRNGAIAGLSRLKTSEAALNLLLEYTAIGTPQPLRLGAIRALGSISTGQTPINVDRILTRLTELADEAFFLTQVSVVVALGQMETTKAIGILQSLSDRTPDGRVRRMAEEAIQKVLKNAGQNEAVKKLQQELDQLKRDNQDLKSRLETLEAKAKG, encoded by the coding sequence ATGATGCAGTCCTATTTTGATTCCGATAGTAATGGTCACAGGTCGTTTGAGTTACCGGGGGCAAGACCTCACTACAATCCCGATCGCCCGGGTCAGGTTGAACACATCGCGTTAGACCTGGTGTTGGATATTCCGCAGCGACGCTATGACGGGACTTGTACGATTCGCCTCAATCCGGTTCGCAGTGGCATCGATCGCCTGACGTTGGATGCAGTTCAACTCACGATTCACTCAGTCAAGGTAGGCTCGGTCGAGCAACGGTTTGACTACGACGGTGAGCAGTTGCAGGTCTATCTCAACGAGCCAAGTGAGTTGGGTCAGGTAATTGAGGTGGCGATCGCTTACTCCGCCGATCAACCTCAACGGGGACTGTACTTCATTGCACCGGATCAGCACTATCCCAACAAACCTATGCAGGTCTGGACACAGGGCGAAGATGAGGACTCCCGTTTCTGGTTTCCGTGCTTTGACTATCCGGGGCAACTGGCGACCTCTGAAATTCGGGTGCGAGTTCCCAAACATCTGCTTGCCATCTCCAATGGGGAACTGATCGATACGCAGGAAGAGGGAGACAGCAAAATCTATCACTGGTCACAACAGGAGGTGCATCCCACCTACCTGATGACGCTGGCAGTGGGGGACTTTGCCGAGTTGCGTGATGAGTGGAACGGCAAACCCGTTACCTACTACGTTGATAAAGGACGCGAAGCCGATGCCCGCCGCAGTATGGGCAAAACGCCGCAGATGATCGAGTTTTTTAGCAAGGCGTACGGTTATCCCTATCCCTTCCCCAAGTACGCCCAAGTGTGTGTCGATGACTTCATCTTTGGCGGCATGGAAAACACCTCCACAACGCTGCTGACCGATCGCTGTTTGTTAGATGAACGTGCGGCATTAGACAATCGGGGCACCGAAAGTCTGGTCGCCCATGAACTGGCGCACCAATGGTTTGGCGATTTGGTAGTGATCAAACACTGGTCGCACGCCTGGCTAAAGGAAGGCATGGCGTCCTATTCCGAGGTGATGTGGACGGAGCACGAATATGGAGCCGATGAGGCTGCCTATTATCGCCAGGGAGAAGCATCCAGCTACATCTCAGAAGACAGTTCTCGCTATCGTCGCCCGATCGTGACGCACATCTATCGGGAGGCGATCGAACTCTATGACCGTCACCTGTATGAAAAGGGAGCCTGTGTCTATCACATGATTCGGGCAGAGTTGGGGGATGAGTTGTTTGAGCGAGCGATTCACACCTTTGTTCAGGACAATGCCCATAAGACCGTAGAGACGGTGGATCTGTTGCGGGCGATCGACAAAGCTACAGGTCGCAACCTTCAATTTCTCTTTGACCAGTACGTGTTTCGGGGTGGACATCCCGACTACAAGGTGGCGTACTCGTGGGATGGCGACAGCAAACTAGCCAAGCTCACCATTACCCAAACTCAGGTCAAAGACGGGGACACCGGATTCAAGAGTGGGCTGTTTGACCTGAAGATTCCTTTGGGATTTGGCTATGTCAACGGCTCAGAACCCGCCACGCTGAAAACCTTTACTGTACGGGTTCACGAGCGGGAGCAGACTTTCTACTTCCCGTTAGAGGAGAAGCCCCAATTTGTCAGTTTTGATGTGGGTAACCATTTCCTCAAAACGGTGACGCTGGAATATCCCGTTGCGGAGCTGAAGGCGCAGCTGCAATCTGATCCCGACCCGTTATCGCGCATTTTGGCAGCCGAGGCACTCGCCAGAAAAGGCAATTTAGAAGCGGTAAAAGCCCTGACAACCGCTCTCAAAGCGGATCAGTTTTGGGCAGTGCGGGCAGAAGTAGCCGAACAACTGGCGTCTATCAAGCTCGATCAAGCCTTTGAAGGGTTGGTGGAAGGCTTGAACGACTCAGAGGCGAGAGTGCGTCGAGCCGTCGTAGAAGCCTTGATGCAAATCAAAACAGAGCAGAGCTACGAGGTGTTGAAGGCGATCGCCAAGAAAGGGGATCCCAGCTATTACGTCGAAGCGGCGGCAATTCGGGGAGTTGCCACGGTTGCAGCCACGACCCTCAACGGCAACTCCAAAGAGGAAGCCGTGATTCAGCTTCTCCAATCTGTGTTGCAGGAGCGAGCCGGGTGGAATGAGACGGTGAGAAATGGGGCGATCGCTGGCTTAAGTCGGCTCAAAACCTCCGAAGCAGCCCTGAACCTGCTGTTGGAATACACCGCGATCGGCACGCCTCAACCGTTGCGACTCGGTGCCATCCGTGCCCTTGGCAGCATCTCTACCGGACAGACCCCGATCAACGTCGATCGCATCCTCACTCGCTTGACCGAACTGGCAGACGAAGCTTTCTTCTTAACCCAAGTCTCAGTAGTGGTTGCTTTAGGGCAAATGGAAACCACCAAAGCGATCGGCATTTTGCAATCTTTGAGCGATCGCACCCCCGATGGTCGTGTCCGTCGCATGGCAGAAGAGGCGATTCAGAAAGTTTTGAAAAACGCCGGACAGAACGAAGCCGTCAAAAAACTGCAACAGGAACTCGATCAACTCAAACGCGACAACCAGGACTTGAAGAGCCGTTTGGAGACGTTAGAGGCAAAAGCGAAAGGCTAA
- the sir gene encoding sulfite reductase, ferredoxin dependent — translation MVKTPTPFSAPKVSKVEGIKERSNALREPVATEILQDTTHFSEDGIQILKFHGSYQQDNRDNRIKGQEKDYQFMLRTRNPGGYIPAQLYLVLDQLSEEYGNHTLRATTRQGFQLHGVLKQNLKLVLGTIIRNMGSTLGACGDLNRNVMAPPAPFKDRPEYVYAREYAHHLAELLTPHTGAYYEIWLDGEKAITAEPHPDVAAALSKNGNGTIVHDSEEPIYGTHYMPRKFKCAIAVPGDNSVDLFSQDVSLVVITDENGLLQGFNVFAGGGLGRTHNKEETFARLADPIGYVDKADVFDAVKAIVATQRDYGDRGDRRHARMKYLLHDWGVDRFRRTVEEYFGKSFEPMKPLPEFKYNDFLGWHEQGDGKLFLGISVQNGRIYDNGSLKLKTALREIEQQFALPMRVTPHQNVILYEIDPAHQADIQAILDRSGIKLENAIDPLVRYSMACPALPTCGLAITESERALPGILDRIRTLLNKMGLKNEHFVIRMTGCPNGCARPYLAELGLVGQAPDSYQVWLGADPNQTRLAEVYVNNLKGGELEAALEPLFFYFKNHRTKGESFGDFCHRVGFDALREFAATYKSVVSKNRSRYRLGVEDGLYQRLKATATTKGVPMTELVEEALEAYLKTLE, via the coding sequence ATGGTCAAGACTCCCACTCCCTTCTCAGCACCAAAAGTTTCTAAAGTCGAAGGCATCAAGGAGCGCAGCAATGCCCTGCGTGAGCCAGTCGCTACTGAAATTTTGCAAGACACAACGCACTTTAGCGAGGATGGCATTCAAATCCTCAAGTTTCACGGCTCCTACCAGCAGGACAACCGGGATAACCGAATCAAAGGGCAAGAAAAAGACTACCAGTTCATGCTCCGCACTCGAAATCCTGGTGGTTACATTCCTGCACAACTCTATTTGGTGCTCGATCAACTTTCGGAAGAGTATGGCAACCACACTCTCCGCGCTACGACTCGCCAGGGATTCCAGCTTCACGGCGTGTTGAAGCAGAACCTGAAACTGGTGCTCGGAACGATTATTCGCAACATGGGTTCCACGTTGGGGGCTTGTGGTGACCTGAACCGCAACGTCATGGCTCCTCCTGCACCGTTCAAAGACCGTCCAGAGTACGTCTATGCACGCGAGTACGCTCACCATTTGGCGGAGTTGTTGACTCCGCACACCGGAGCCTACTACGAGATCTGGTTGGATGGCGAAAAGGCAATCACCGCAGAACCCCATCCCGATGTGGCGGCGGCTCTCTCCAAAAACGGCAATGGAACGATCGTGCATGACTCGGAGGAGCCGATCTATGGCACGCACTACATGCCCCGCAAGTTCAAATGTGCGATCGCCGTTCCGGGAGATAACTCGGTCGATCTGTTCTCACAGGATGTGTCCCTGGTCGTAATCACCGATGAGAATGGCTTGCTACAAGGCTTTAACGTCTTTGCAGGGGGTGGCTTAGGACGGACTCACAACAAAGAGGAAACCTTTGCTCGCCTCGCTGACCCAATCGGCTACGTCGATAAAGCCGATGTGTTTGATGCCGTCAAGGCGATCGTGGCAACTCAACGGGATTATGGCGATCGCGGCGATCGGCGTCATGCCCGGATGAAGTATTTGCTCCACGATTGGGGGGTCGATCGCTTCCGGCGCACTGTTGAAGAGTACTTTGGCAAGTCCTTTGAGCCGATGAAACCATTGCCAGAGTTCAAGTACAACGACTTTTTGGGATGGCACGAGCAGGGCGATGGCAAGCTGTTCTTAGGCATTTCCGTTCAAAACGGGCGGATTTATGACAATGGTTCCTTGAAGCTCAAAACGGCTCTGCGCGAGATTGAGCAGCAGTTTGCACTACCGATGCGGGTCACACCTCACCAAAACGTGATCCTGTACGAAATCGACCCCGCTCACCAAGCCGACATTCAAGCCATTCTCGATCGCTCTGGCATCAAGTTGGAGAATGCGATCGATCCCCTGGTTCGCTACTCGATGGCGTGCCCTGCGTTGCCCACCTGCGGTCTAGCTATCACCGAGTCAGAACGAGCATTACCGGGTATTCTCGATCGCATCCGCACCCTGCTGAACAAGATGGGGTTGAAGAACGAACACTTTGTCATTCGCATGACAGGTTGCCCCAATGGGTGCGCTCGTCCCTACCTGGCGGAACTGGGCTTAGTGGGTCAGGCTCCCGACTCTTATCAGGTTTGGTTAGGGGCTGATCCTAATCAGACGCGCCTCGCTGAAGTTTATGTCAACAATCTTAAAGGTGGTGAGTTAGAAGCTGCGTTGGAACCGTTGTTCTTCTACTTCAAGAACCACCGCACCAAAGGTGAGAGTTTTGGAGACTTCTGCCATCGGGTTGGCTTTGATGCGCTGCGAGAATTTGCAGCAACTTACAAGTCCGTCGTCAGCAAAAATCGCTCGCGCTATCGATTGGGTGTTGAAGATGGTCTGTATCAACGCCTCAAAGCCACTGCAACGACGAAAGGGGTTCCCATGACGGAACTGGTGGAAGAAGCCCTGGAGGCTTATCTGAAGACGCTAGAGTAG
- the ftsE gene encoding cell division ATP-binding protein FtsE — protein MTPVLERPPIATPRYTTAAQPATTEQNPAASPASNVIVKLQQITKIYPNNSKALLDVNLQIRKGDFLFVTGPSGSGKSTLLKLLYGEERPTKGDVFVHDKNLARLRGNDLSMLRRRIGVVFQDYKLIPRRTVSENVAFVLWAQGFTRKEIHRRLLPTLKMVGLQDKANCFPDELSGGEQQRVSIARAIVGTPPILLADEPTGNLDSENSWQVIKILKKLNSIGITVIVTTHDEQLIRLSNHPVIQIRNGRLYHQWK, from the coding sequence ATGACTCCGGTTCTAGAACGTCCTCCGATCGCCACTCCCCGTTACACAACGGCTGCTCAGCCAGCAACGACTGAGCAGAATCCTGCTGCTTCTCCAGCGTCTAACGTCATTGTCAAGCTCCAGCAAATTACCAAGATTTATCCCAACAACAGCAAAGCCCTGTTGGATGTCAATCTGCAAATTAGAAAAGGGGATTTCTTGTTTGTTACGGGACCTTCTGGGTCAGGCAAATCAACCCTGCTGAAGCTGCTGTATGGTGAGGAGCGACCTACCAAGGGGGACGTGTTTGTCCACGACAAGAACCTGGCTCGTCTGCGGGGCAATGACCTGTCGATGCTGCGTCGTCGCATCGGGGTCGTATTTCAGGATTACAAGCTAATTCCCCGTCGCACCGTTTCTGAGAACGTCGCGTTTGTGCTGTGGGCACAGGGCTTTACCCGCAAGGAGATTCATCGACGGTTGTTACCGACCCTCAAAATGGTGGGCTTGCAGGACAAAGCCAACTGCTTTCCCGATGAGTTGTCGGGGGGTGAGCAACAGCGAGTCAGCATTGCACGGGCGATCGTCGGAACTCCACCGATTCTGTTAGCCGATGAGCCAACAGGCAACTTGGATTCCGAGAATTCCTGGCAAGTCATCAAGATTCTCAAGAAGCTGAACTCGATTGGTATCACCGTGATTGTGACGACTCACGATGAGCAGTTAATTCGCCTTTCCAACCATCCTGTGATCCAGATCCGCAACGGTCGGTTATATCACCAATGGAAGTAA
- the cobU gene encoding bifunctional adenosylcobinamide kinase/adenosylcobinamide-phosphate guanylyltransferase: protein MTQQLILVTGAARSGKSEWAERLATQSGQAVVYVATAQIDPTDAEWQARIAKHQQRRPADWETKQIPIALAEALQEATPEECWLIDSLGTWLANFLEQDDATWQVTARMLLDALQQASGTIILVAEETGWGVVPAYPIGRLFRDRLGDLTRRIGAIADTVYLVTGGHVLNLSQLGTPLKP from the coding sequence GTGACGCAACAACTCATTTTAGTGACTGGGGCAGCGCGATCGGGTAAGAGCGAGTGGGCAGAGCGATTGGCAACCCAATCGGGTCAAGCTGTCGTCTATGTGGCAACGGCTCAGATCGACCCTACGGATGCCGAGTGGCAGGCACGCATTGCCAAACATCAACAACGTCGTCCGGCAGATTGGGAAACGAAGCAGATCCCGATCGCCCTCGCCGAGGCACTTCAGGAAGCAACACCTGAGGAATGCTGGCTCATCGACTCGTTGGGCACCTGGCTAGCTAACTTTCTAGAACAGGATGATGCAACCTGGCAAGTGACTGCGCGGATGCTCCTGGATGCCCTCCAACAGGCATCTGGAACGATTATTTTGGTGGCTGAGGAGACGGGGTGGGGTGTGGTGCCTGCTTACCCGATTGGACGGTTGTTTCGCGATCGCCTGGGAGACTTGACTCGACGCATTGGGGCGATCGCCGATACCGTGTATCTTGTCACGGGTGGGCATGTCCTCAACCTGAGCCAATTGGGTACGCCCTTAAAGCCTTAG
- the grxC gene encoding glutaredoxin 3, with the protein MLDFLNPILGRKPEQVKANVEIYTWQTCPYCIRAKVLLWWKGVKYTEYKIDGDGAARVRMAERANGRRTVPQIFINNQHIGGCDDLYALDTKGQLDPLLAEPAA; encoded by the coding sequence GTGCTAGATTTTCTCAATCCCATTCTGGGGCGTAAGCCTGAGCAGGTCAAAGCGAATGTCGAGATTTACACCTGGCAGACCTGTCCCTACTGCATTCGTGCCAAGGTGCTGCTGTGGTGGAAAGGGGTGAAGTACACCGAGTACAAGATTGATGGTGATGGAGCCGCACGGGTGCGAATGGCAGAACGAGCCAACGGTCGCCGCACGGTTCCGCAAATCTTTATCAATAACCAGCACATTGGTGGCTGTGACGATCTCTATGCTCTGGATACGAAGGGACAACTCGACCCACTACTCGCTGAACCCGCCGCTTAA
- a CDS encoding DUF1825 family protein, translated as MGFFDSEIVQQEARQLFEDYQSLMSLGGNYGKFDREGKLLFIEQMEAMMDRYRVFMKRFELSEDFMAQMTVEQLKTQLNQFGVTPQQMFDQMNRTLERMKSEVEKAT; from the coding sequence ATGGGATTCTTTGACTCTGAAATTGTTCAGCAAGAAGCAAGACAGTTGTTTGAAGACTATCAATCGTTGATGAGTCTAGGCGGCAACTATGGCAAGTTTGACCGTGAAGGCAAGCTGCTGTTTATCGAACAGATGGAGGCGATGATGGATCGCTATCGGGTCTTTATGAAGCGATTTGAGCTGTCAGAAGACTTCATGGCGCAGATGACAGTCGAGCAACTCAAGACTCAACTGAATCAGTTTGGTGTGACTCCACAGCAAATGTTCGACCAGATGAATCGGACACTGGAGCGGATGAAGTCTGAGGTTGAGAAGGCGACTTAG
- a CDS encoding transglycosylase domain-containing protein → MFQFVQTVGKVTAGTILGITMLTSSVIAGGLVGLAISFRNLPDVRVLRNYIPAETTYIYDINGTLLDSIHDEVNREVVDLNEISPDLKRAVLAIEDSYFFSHHGINPTSVARAFLTNLEEGQTVEGGSTLTMQLVKNLFLTPERSLSRKVAEAVLALRLEQIFNKDQILEMYLNQVYWGHNTYGVQTAAESYFNKPASELTLAESAMMAGLIQAPESFSPFIDYQTAKQRQAIVLDRMLKLGWITQQEALEARRQPIRLGSVTSFRASSAPYVTEAVVQELNDRFGQDAVAKGGMRVQTTIDLKLQRIAEDTVRRGYRAIRRRGLGADQMALVAVDPRTHFVKAMVGGVDYNQSQYNRAIQALRQPGSAFKPFVYYAAFATGRYAPETSIDDSPVSYPDGYETYSPQNYDGSFSGPMSIRAALEQSRNIPAVKLGQAVGINRVIEICRTLGINSPIEPVTSLPLGAVDLTPLEMAGAYATFASGGWHSDTTMIVHVTDSRGQVLLDNTPRPQLVLDPWAVAALNDVLKGVITRGTGTAARLSRPAAGKTGTTSSERDIWFVGYVPQLAVAVWVGNDDYTPVGIGATGGGYVAPVWRDFMVRALQGVPVEDFPPPSRFPRPN, encoded by the coding sequence GTGTTTCAGTTTGTGCAAACGGTCGGTAAAGTCACCGCAGGCACCATCCTGGGGATCACGATGCTCACTAGCTCTGTCATTGCAGGTGGGTTAGTGGGACTGGCAATCAGTTTTCGCAACCTGCCGGATGTGCGCGTTCTGCGGAACTACATTCCGGCTGAGACAACCTACATCTACGACATCAACGGCACGCTACTCGATAGCATTCACGATGAGGTCAACCGGGAAGTCGTAGACCTGAACGAGATTTCGCCCGACCTGAAGCGGGCCGTCCTGGCGATCGAAGATAGTTACTTTTTTTCTCATCACGGCATTAACCCTACCAGCGTAGCCCGTGCCTTTCTGACAAACCTGGAGGAGGGGCAAACGGTTGAGGGGGGTTCGACGCTGACGATGCAGTTGGTCAAGAACTTGTTTTTGACGCCGGAGCGATCGCTCAGTCGGAAGGTGGCAGAAGCCGTGTTGGCACTGCGTCTGGAGCAGATCTTCAACAAAGACCAGATTCTCGAAATGTATCTGAATCAGGTCTATTGGGGACACAACACCTACGGAGTACAAACGGCCGCTGAGAGCTATTTCAACAAACCTGCCTCCGAACTGACCCTGGCAGAATCCGCTATGATGGCGGGTCTGATTCAAGCCCCAGAGAGCTTTAGCCCGTTTATCGACTACCAAACTGCCAAACAACGACAGGCGATCGTCCTCGATCGGATGCTCAAACTGGGTTGGATTACGCAACAAGAAGCTCTAGAAGCCCGACGGCAACCCATCCGTTTGGGCAGTGTAACCTCCTTCCGTGCCAGCAGTGCGCCCTATGTAACCGAGGCAGTCGTGCAGGAGTTAAACGATCGCTTTGGTCAAGATGCTGTTGCCAAAGGTGGAATGCGGGTTCAAACCACCATTGACCTGAAGTTGCAGCGAATCGCGGAAGACACAGTGCGTCGAGGCTATCGGGCGATTCGGCGACGTGGACTGGGAGCCGATCAGATGGCATTGGTGGCGGTTGATCCCCGCACCCACTTCGTGAAGGCGATGGTCGGTGGCGTGGACTACAACCAGAGCCAATACAATCGAGCGATTCAGGCACTCCGTCAACCGGGGTCAGCGTTTAAGCCCTTTGTCTACTACGCGGCTTTCGCGACTGGGCGGTATGCCCCTGAAACAAGCATCGATGACAGCCCCGTCAGCTATCCGGATGGGTATGAAACCTATTCACCCCAAAACTATGACGGCAGTTTTTCAGGCCCGATGTCCATTCGAGCCGCATTAGAGCAGTCGCGTAACATTCCTGCGGTCAAGCTGGGGCAAGCCGTGGGAATTAACCGTGTTATTGAAATTTGTCGCACATTGGGTATCAACAGCCCCATTGAGCCTGTGACCTCGCTGCCTCTGGGGGCAGTTGACCTGACCCCGCTTGAAATGGCAGGGGCTTACGCAACCTTTGCTAGTGGTGGTTGGCACTCCGACACTACGATGATCGTGCATGTCACCGATAGTCGGGGACAGGTGTTGCTCGATAATACTCCCCGTCCTCAGTTAGTCCTTGACCCCTGGGCAGTGGCAGCCCTTAATGACGTGTTGAAGGGCGTTATCACTCGTGGAACAGGGACAGCCGCGCGTCTCAGCCGTCCTGCGGCAGGGAAAACGGGAACCACGTCTTCAGAGCGAGATATCTGGTTTGTCGGGTATGTGCCTCAGTTGGCAGTGGCAGTGTGGGTTGGCAATGATGACTATACCCCAGTCGGCATCGGGGCGACTGGAGGGGGGTATGTTGCTCCTGTTTGGCGAGACTTTATGGTGCGAGCACTGCAAGGCGTACCTGTTGAGGACTTTCCACCGCCATCTCGCTTTCCTCGACCGAATTGA
- the tyrS gene encoding tyrosine--tRNA ligase encodes MALDHPSNLTKSFSWLHRGTHEIFPNQPESQSPDENLEQRIVKSDRPLRIKFGIDPTGSEIHLGHSIVFRKLRAFQDAGHTAILLIGDFTARIGDPTGKSEARRQLTAEQVAANAQTYLDQVRPILDFDTPGRLEIRYNSEWLSKLNLADILELLATTTVGQMLAKEGFAERYAKENPIYLHEFMYPLMQGYDSVALEADVELGGTDQKFNLAVGRDLQRHFGQRPQFGLLMPILVGTDGVQKMSKSLGNYVGLTEDALSMYSKLEKVPDALIQEYFELLTNLPLDKLPENPRDRQKLLALEVVTQYHGHEAALEAQKAALALVQGNAKQADAVPEFSLADVQFPVKLFYLLSATGLCKSSGEGRRQIQGGAVRLDGDRVDNVDLAFETVDALNGKVLQVGKNRFVRLVRG; translated from the coding sequence ATGGCTTTGGATCACCCATCAAACTTAACGAAATCGTTTTCCTGGTTGCATCGGGGCACCCATGAAATTTTCCCAAATCAACCTGAGTCTCAAAGCCCCGATGAAAATCTGGAACAGCGCATTGTCAAAAGCGATCGCCCCCTGCGAATCAAGTTTGGGATTGATCCCACAGGTTCCGAGATTCATCTGGGTCATAGTATTGTTTTCCGCAAGTTGAGAGCCTTTCAGGATGCTGGGCACACGGCTATTCTCCTGATCGGCGACTTCACCGCCCGCATCGGCGACCCCACAGGCAAATCGGAGGCTCGTCGCCAACTTACCGCTGAACAGGTCGCTGCCAACGCCCAAACCTATCTGGATCAGGTACGCCCCATTCTTGACTTTGACACACCAGGACGGTTAGAGATTCGCTACAACTCCGAGTGGCTCTCAAAGCTCAATCTAGCCGATATTTTGGAACTGCTGGCAACTACCACCGTTGGACAAATGCTGGCCAAAGAGGGCTTTGCTGAACGCTACGCCAAAGAAAACCCGATTTACCTGCACGAGTTCATGTATCCCCTGATGCAGGGGTATGACTCGGTAGCGTTGGAAGCTGATGTGGAACTGGGGGGCACCGACCAGAAATTTAACCTGGCCGTCGGGCGCGACCTGCAACGCCACTTTGGGCAGCGACCGCAGTTTGGCTTGTTGATGCCGATTCTGGTGGGCACGGATGGCGTGCAAAAGATGTCGAAGTCGCTGGGCAACTACGTCGGGTTAACCGAAGATGCCCTGTCAATGTACTCCAAGCTGGAGAAAGTGCCCGACGCGCTGATTCAAGAGTACTTTGAACTGTTGACCAACCTACCGCTAGATAAACTGCCAGAAAACCCACGCGATCGCCAAAAACTGCTTGCTCTCGAAGTGGTGACTCAATATCACGGGCATGAGGCAGCACTGGAGGCACAAAAAGCAGCCCTGGCACTGGTACAGGGAAATGCCAAACAAGCCGATGCTGTGCCTGAATTTTCCCTGGCGGATGTGCAATTTCCTGTAAAACTGTTTTACCTGCTGAGTGCCACAGGCTTGTGTAAGAGCAGCGGTGAAGGACGACGCCAAATTCAGGGTGGAGCCGTGCGGTTGGATGGCGATCGCGTTGATAATGTAGACCTCGCCTTTGAAACCGTCGATGCCTTGAATGGCAAAGTGCTGCAAGTTGGCAAAAATCGGTTTGTTCGATTAGTCAGGGGTTAG